One genomic segment of Coffea arabica cultivar ET-39 chromosome 6e, Coffea Arabica ET-39 HiFi, whole genome shotgun sequence includes these proteins:
- the LOC113694813 gene encoding endoribonuclease Dicer homolog 2-like: protein MVVEDNVEALKQCDQAYEEEQMHYVPWELVGRPGNDSEILYHCYLIALQPGYSCDTMPHDILLATRARLEFDDETLTFELDVDRGNLKIRMKYVTHIKLTSEEVLLCQKFQVTLLRLLLDHNQNKLQEALSGLNQNSQRDVFDYLLIPSTGLHENPSIDWTCVSSVLFPQENISDKHMDCCSNRVQGRYVHTVNGLICSCTLQNSLVVTPHDGIMYCTTGILDDLNSNSLLKRKRKWHGITLRFEEEPFLSGQHLFTVQNYLLGCRNQKTKGSRNASVELPPELCEVIMSPISIASIFSFSYAPSIIHRIESFLIAGNLKRMLVDHCTQNDIIPTIKVVEAITTKNCQENLNLTPLATLGDSFLKDAVSQQLFKRHQNHNIGLLTEDRKKIISNKALCKLGCHKKIPGFIRIDRFDPKTWIIPGDNSRAYTLEKEQLSPSRTIYDREKRMIEMKTVADVIEALIGVFLCSTSEIAALAFMEWLGIEVDSIYVPYIRPLPANPGEVVDLRFFETLLNQYSFHDASLLVEALTHGSYKRPENPRCYKRLEFLGDAVLDYLITKHLHNEHPNLSSRLLTDLRSASVNNDCYARAAIKAGLHQHILLHDSQHLKPRILAIVKNFKQSSQYSTSGWESEPVIKILADIIESLAGAIYVDSGYDKEVVFQSIKPLLEPLVTPETLKLQPGRELKELCEKENFVRKEEDGKLEVNANGAIYVCGLTAANKKTAEKIASMRILEMLKKNYDAGESHIQPRLSCDIRQVR, encoded by the exons atgGTAGTTGAGGACAATGTAGAGGCTCTAAAGCAGT GTGATCAAGCATATGAGGAGGAACAGATGCACTATGTCCCTTGGGAATTGGTTGGTCGTCCTGGGAATGATTCTGAGAtattatatcattgctacctaATTGCTCTTCAGCCTGGTTATAGTTGTGATACCATGCCTCACGATATTTTGCTTGCTACAAGAGCTAGGCTTGAATTTGATGATGAGACAttgacttttgagttagatgTTGACAGAGGCAACTTAAAGATACGAATGAAATATGTTACACATATTAAACTAACGTCTGAAGAG GTTCTTCTTTGCCAGAAGTTTCAAGTTACACTTTTAAGGCTACTCCTTGATCACAATCAGAATAAGCTGCAGGAAGCATTGAGTGGATTAAATCAAAACAGTCAACGTGACGTCTTTGATTATCTTCTGATTCCATCTACAGGCCTGCATGAAAATCCATCAATTGATTGGACGTGTGTTAGTTCTGTTCTATTTCCTCAGGAAAACATTTCAGATAAGCATATGGATTGTTGTTCTAACAGAGTTCAAGGTCGCTACGTGCACACAGTCAATGGATTGATCTGCAGCTGCACATTGCAGAATTCTTTGGTAGTGACTCCTCATGATGGTATCATGTATTGCACTACTGgcattttggatgatttgaacAGCAATTCATTGCTAAAGCGGAAAAGAAAATG GCATGGGATCACATTGCGCTTCGAGGAAGAACCATTTCTTAGTGGACAGCATCTGTTTACGGTGCAGAACTATCTTCTGGGATGTAggaatcaaaagacaaaag GCTCAAGAAATGCATCAGTTGAGTTGCCTCCAGAACTTTGTGAAGTGATCATGTCTCCTATATCCATTGCCTCAATTTTTTCCTTCTCATATGCTCCATCTATCATACACCGGATAGAGTCCTTCTTAATAGCTGGCAACTTGAAAAGAATGCTCGTGGACCACTGTACGCAAAATGATATAATTCCGACGATCAAG GTCGTGGAAGCAATTACGACTAAAAATTGTCAAGAGAATTTGAATTTGACACCATTGGCAACCCTTGGAGACTCCTTTTTGAAAGATGCTGTGAGTCAACAACTATTCAAGAGACATCAAAATCACAACATAGGTCTTCTTACGGAGGAcaggaaaaaaattatttccaaCAAAGCACTATGCAAGCTAGGATGCCATAAGAAGATACCg GGCTTTATCCGCATTGATCGTTTTGATCCTAAAACATGGATCATACCTGGTGATAACTCTAGAGCCTACACACTGGAGAAAGAGCAGCTTTCACCTAGCAGAACTATTTATGACAGGGAGAAGAGGATGATTGAAATGAAGACCGTTGCTGATGTAATTGAGGCCCTCATTGGTGTATTCCTTTGCTCTACCAGTGAAATAGCAGCCTTAGCGTTTATGGAGTGGCTCGGTATTGAAGTTGACTCTATTTATGTGCCTTACATAAGGCCACTCCCTGCAAATCCAGGGGAGGTGGTCGATCTCAGATTTTTCGAGACGCTATTGAATCAATACTCATTCCATGATGCTTCTCTCCTTGTTGAAGCACTTACTCATGGTTCATACAAGCGACCTGAGAACCCCAGATGCTATAAG CGTCTAGAATTTCTTGGGGATGCGGTGCTGGATTATCTCATCACCAAGCACCTCCATAATGAGCATCCCAATTTGTCTTCTCGATTATTAACAGATTTAAGGTCAGCTTCTGTGAACAATGACTGCTATGCACGAGCTGCAATTAAAGCTGGACTTCATCAGCACATTCTACTACACGATTCACAACACCTGAAGCCGCGCATTCTCGCTATTGTTAAAAATTTTAAGCAATCATCACAATACTCGACTTCTGGGTGGGAGTCAGAGCCGGTAATCAAG ATTCTTGCAGATATTATAGAATCTCTTGCCGGGGCTATATACGTTGATTCTGGATATGACAAAGAGGTTGTATTTCAAAGCATAAAGCCACTTCTTGAGCCTCTGGTTACCCCTGAGACACTAAAGCTCCAACCTGGGAGGGAACTGAAGGAATTGTGTGAGAAGGAGAACTTTGTCAGGAAGGAGGAGGATGGCAAGCTTGAGGTTAATGCAAATGGTGCCATTTATGTTTGTGGACTAACTGCAGCAAACAAGAAGACAGCAGAAAAAATAGCATCCATGAGAATTCTGGAGATGCTAAAGAAAAATTATGACGCCGGGGAGAGCCACATACAACCTCGCCTGTCTTGTGATATCAGACAAGTCAGATAG